The proteins below are encoded in one region of Ferruginibacter lapsinanis:
- a CDS encoding glycosyltransferase family 4 protein — translation MKSVLFLSLMNGSAWGGSEEIWYKTALWMADNNYTVDVCCYDWDEKKSRLSELEKRGGTVHLLPSKKILKSVFGKWKLQQRLKNIPFEKYDFVFINQGSWNDVVYGPLKHLYKRLTSYALCSHNYNVNDTLSKHKTSIYSHWINNACVNMAATEKVFDTIKQNLHITVPKQKVIYNPITFAVPQYITPYPALNNQYIWIMLAELDNYRKAQDILIKTLSTEKWMQRNWVLHLYGKGKDEASLRQLIIDLDLQKKIILKGHTNNVQEALRSCHFLFQITRVDAMPLSVVEAMAMARPCIVSNVGEMPKWVQNGITGFVSEGATIEDIDATLEECWLQRNDWKTLGENAYTVFTEKYPQPYEAKMVELLESYYSK, via the coding sequence ATGAAATCTGTTTTATTTCTCTCACTAATGAATGGCAGTGCCTGGGGAGGCAGTGAGGAGATATGGTATAAAACAGCTTTGTGGATGGCAGACAATAATTATACTGTGGATGTATGCTGTTATGATTGGGATGAAAAAAAAAGTCGCTTGTCTGAACTGGAAAAAAGAGGTGGTACCGTCCACCTTCTCCCTTCAAAAAAAATATTGAAAAGTGTTTTTGGTAAATGGAAACTACAACAACGCCTAAAAAATATCCCTTTTGAAAAATATGATTTTGTTTTCATTAATCAGGGTAGCTGGAACGATGTAGTATATGGTCCGTTGAAGCACTTATATAAACGCCTCACTTCTTACGCTTTATGCAGTCATAATTATAACGTTAATGACACTTTATCAAAACATAAAACATCGATATACAGCCATTGGATCAATAACGCTTGTGTAAATATGGCGGCAACAGAAAAAGTGTTTGACACAATTAAACAAAATTTACATATTACCGTTCCTAAACAAAAAGTAATTTACAATCCGATCACATTTGCTGTTCCTCAATATATAACTCCGTATCCTGCCCTAAACAATCAGTACATATGGATAATGTTAGCCGAGTTAGATAATTACCGAAAAGCTCAGGACATACTAATTAAAACCTTGTCGACGGAAAAATGGATGCAAAGGAATTGGGTTTTACATCTATATGGAAAAGGCAAAGACGAAGCGTCCTTAAGACAATTGATAATCGATCTTGATCTGCAAAAAAAAATAATCTTAAAAGGTCATACCAATAATGTTCAGGAAGCACTCAGAAGTTGTCATTTTTTATTTCAGATAACAAGGGTAGACGCAATGCCGCTTTCTGTTGTTGAGGCAATGGCAATGGCTAGACCCTGTATTGTAAGTAACGTTGGCGAAATGCCTAAATGGGTACAAAATGGTATTACCGGATTTGTAAGTGAAGGAGCAACTATAGAAGATATTGATGCGACATTGGAAGAATGTTGGCTGCAACGGAACGACTGGAAAACATTAGGCGAAAATGCTTATACAGTTTTTACAGAAAAATATCCTCAGCCATATGAAGCAAAAATGGTTGAGCTATTAGAAAGTTATTATTCCAAATAA
- a CDS encoding class I SAM-dependent methyltransferase, translated as MRKEMPRLKGVSIKKKSPDYIHLYFLMTDLKEAINNFTKGKLLDLGCGNKPYKEWYQPLTTESTGCDATQSTEQLVDTICLATDLPYETNTFDTVISTQVLEHVYDHHSMIKEAYRVLKPQGNIILTVPFTWELHEEPYDFFRISKHGLKELFEEAGFEINYIKANGGKWAAMFQMMLNTVYSTFKYKTVKSKILKLLFIELKLTWLINHIAIWADKKYRDDIWTINYIVVAKKI; from the coding sequence ATGAGGAAAGAAATGCCACGACTTAAGGGGGTATCAATAAAGAAAAAATCGCCTGATTATATTCATTTGTATTTTTTGATGACTGATTTAAAAGAAGCAATAAACAATTTTACAAAAGGAAAGTTACTTGATCTGGGATGTGGAAACAAACCCTATAAAGAGTGGTATCAACCACTTACGACAGAATCCACAGGTTGTGATGCCACCCAAAGCACCGAGCAATTAGTTGACACTATTTGCCTGGCAACAGATCTGCCATATGAAACCAATACTTTTGATACAGTGATATCTACACAGGTTTTGGAACATGTGTACGATCATCACAGCATGATAAAAGAGGCATACCGGGTTTTAAAGCCACAGGGAAATATCATCTTAACTGTTCCATTCACCTGGGAATTACACGAAGAGCCCTACGATTTTTTCAGGATCAGTAAACATGGGTTAAAAGAATTATTTGAAGAAGCTGGTTTTGAAATTAACTACATAAAAGCCAACGGAGGCAAATGGGCAGCCATGTTTCAAATGATGCTCAACACTGTTTATTCTACCTTTAAATACAAAACAGTAAAATCAAAAATATTAAAACTACTTTTTATCGAACTTAAGCTCACCTGGCTTATTAACCATATTGCAATATGGGCTGATAAAAAATACAGAGACGATATTTGGACCATTAATTACATAGTCGTAGCAAAAAAAATATAA
- a CDS encoding FkbM family methyltransferase: MSKFPALKKYLGFSAAVLVYFKLKTKKLDATKVKNLSHPFKMRDNPYDYATFEEVILKETYNIPVDFSPKNIIDCGGNIGLTACYFATKFPQANIITIEPDTDNFTVLSENISHYTNITAVKAGVWNKQTHLKITNGSAGNNSFIVEEKNSPDGDTIEAVSIPFLMAKSGWDHIDIVKMDVEGAEKEIFSEGFEEWLPKTKVVIIELHDFIKPGCSKTVFHAFGQFNFSFNIKGENIIFTNLSFDNRH, from the coding sequence ATGTCTAAATTTCCTGCGTTAAAAAAATACCTTGGTTTTAGTGCTGCTGTGTTAGTTTATTTTAAGCTGAAAACAAAAAAACTTGATGCCACTAAGGTAAAGAATTTGTCGCATCCCTTTAAAATGAGAGATAATCCTTATGATTATGCCACATTTGAAGAAGTTATTTTAAAAGAGACATATAATATCCCAGTAGATTTTTCTCCCAAAAATATCATTGACTGCGGTGGCAATATCGGACTTACCGCTTGCTATTTTGCTACAAAATTCCCTCAGGCCAATATCATTACAATTGAGCCTGACACAGATAATTTTACTGTTTTGAGTGAAAATATATCACACTACACAAATATCACCGCCGTAAAAGCAGGAGTATGGAATAAACAAACTCATTTAAAAATAACCAACGGATCAGCAGGTAATAATTCTTTTATTGTTGAAGAAAAAAATTCTCCAGATGGAGATACGATCGAAGCGGTGAGTATTCCGTTTTTAATGGCAAAATCAGGATGGGACCATATTGATATTGTAAAAATGGATGTTGAAGGAGCAGAGAAAGAAATTTTTTCAGAGGGATTTGAAGAATGGTTACCCAAAACAAAAGTGGTTATTATAGAATTACATGATTTTATAAAACCAGGTTGTTCCAAAACAGTGTTTCATGCATTCGGCCAATTTAATTTTTCATTTAATATTAAAGGCGAAAATATAATTTTCACCAATCTTTCTTTTGACAATCGACACTAA
- a CDS encoding glycosyltransferase family 25 protein encodes MTIDTNISQHLQQYFDKIFVVSVPRFTERHLYVQEQLKGLPFDFFWGADKLKLDIEELMSAGIYDEVKGKKLQRQKRALSLGEIACSLSHRMVYEEMIKHNWQRVLIFEDDVCPIHSNIPLLTEVFAELPQNWELVYLGYQKYETVTPVLKRKQLFYKILSSMGLMKWTYTMVCNMLPKPYSKHLNIAGFHECTHAYCITLSAAKKLLDAQTPIVYRADDLLSYTILKGDLNAFITQPKFFDQGSLHQTGIVSEVTDRFTEKS; translated from the coding sequence TTGACAATCGACACTAACATAAGTCAACATCTTCAACAATATTTTGATAAAATATTTGTTGTATCTGTGCCAAGATTTACAGAGCGGCATTTGTATGTACAAGAGCAGCTAAAAGGGCTGCCCTTTGATTTTTTCTGGGGAGCGGATAAATTGAAATTGGATATCGAAGAGCTAATGTCTGCCGGAATTTATGATGAAGTAAAAGGGAAAAAATTACAAAGGCAGAAAAGAGCATTAAGTCTTGGAGAAATAGCCTGCTCTTTATCACACAGAATGGTGTATGAAGAAATGATAAAACATAATTGGCAAAGAGTATTGATTTTTGAGGATGATGTTTGCCCTATTCATTCCAATATTCCCTTGTTAACCGAAGTATTTGCTGAATTGCCACAAAACTGGGAGCTGGTGTATTTAGGCTATCAGAAATACGAGACTGTAACACCTGTTTTAAAACGAAAACAGTTATTTTATAAAATACTTAGCAGTATGGGGTTAATGAAATGGACTTATACCATGGTATGCAATATGTTACCTAAGCCTTATAGCAAACACCTTAATATTGCCGGGTTTCACGAATGTACACATGCCTATTGCATTACACTTTCTGCTGCAAAAAAGTTGCTGGACGCTCAAACGCCGATTGTTTATCGGGCAGATGATCTTTTATCCTACACCATATTAAAAGGGGATTTGAATGCTTTTATCACTCAACCAAAGTTTTTTGACCAGGGATCTCTTCACCAAACGGGTATAGTTTCTGAAGTAACCGATCGGTTTACAGAAAAATCTTAA